A DNA window from Luteolibacter luteus contains the following coding sequences:
- the rpsL gene encoding 30S ribosomal protein S12 yields the protein MPTINQLVRKGRQTPIEKSKSPAMTNCPQRRGVCLQVMTRTPKKPNSALRKVAKVRLTNGYEVIAYIGGEGHNLQEHSIVLVRGGRVKDLPGVRYHIVRGSLDTLGVDKRRQSRSKYGAKRPKPGQAAAPAKGGKGGKK from the coding sequence ATGCCGACTATTAACCAGCTCGTCCGTAAAGGACGGCAGACTCCGATCGAAAAGTCGAAGTCTCCGGCGATGACCAATTGCCCGCAGCGCCGCGGCGTCTGCCTTCAGGTCATGACCCGCACGCCGAAGAAGCCGAACTCGGCTCTCCGGAAAGTGGCGAAGGTCCGCCTCACCAATGGCTACGAAGTCATCGCCTACATCGGTGGTGAAGGTCACAACCTCCAGGAGCACTCCATCGTGCTCGTCCGCGGCGGTCGTGTGAAGGACCTTCCCGGTGTGCGTTACCACATCGTCCGTGGTTCGCTCGATACCCTCGGCGTCGACAAGCGTCGCCAGAGCCGCTCGAAGTACGGCGCCAAGCGTCCGAAGCCGGGTCAGGCTGCAGCTCCTGCCAAGGGTGGCAAGGGCGGCAAGAAGTAA
- the rpsG gene encoding 30S ribosomal protein S7 — protein MSRRKRTFHKPDRRDSRYDSSLVGHLISKVMQDGKRSLAERIVYAAIDKASEGVDTVDPLEVVTRAIENAKPRVEVKSRRVGGATYQVPLEVAADRSESLALRWIVGYARGRKGTPMHVALANELKDAANNQGSSVRKRDDVHKMAQANRAFAHFRW, from the coding sequence ATGTCACGCCGCAAGCGCACTTTCCACAAGCCCGACCGCCGGGATTCCCGTTACGACAGCTCCCTCGTGGGTCACCTGATTTCCAAGGTGATGCAGGACGGCAAGCGGTCCCTCGCGGAACGCATCGTCTACGCAGCCATCGATAAGGCCAGCGAAGGCGTTGATACCGTTGATCCGCTCGAAGTCGTCACCCGCGCGATCGAGAACGCCAAGCCACGCGTGGAAGTGAAGAGCCGCCGTGTTGGTGGTGCCACTTACCAGGTTCCGCTTGAAGTTGCCGCCGATCGTTCCGAGTCCCTCGCCCTGCGCTGGATCGTCGGTTACGCCCGCGGTCGCAAAGGCACCCCGATGCACGTGGCTCTTGCCAACGAGCTGAAGGACGCCGCCAACAACCAAGGCTCGTCCGTCCGCAAGCGCGACGACGTGCACAAGATGGCCCAGGCCAACCGCGCCTTCGCTCACTTCCGCTGGTAA